A portion of the Pseudomonas sp. GR 6-02 genome contains these proteins:
- a CDS encoding isochorismate lyase, protein MEVINQLQPAECAGMEDIRREIDALDQAVIKLLGKRFHYVLAASKFKTSVTSVRAPERFKAMLATRREWAEAEGLSPDAIEKMYSDLVNHFIAEEMKHWAAHQSET, encoded by the coding sequence ATGGAAGTCATCAATCAGTTGCAGCCCGCAGAGTGTGCAGGCATGGAAGATATCCGACGCGAAATCGACGCCCTGGACCAGGCCGTTATCAAGCTGTTGGGCAAGCGTTTTCACTACGTGCTGGCCGCCTCGAAGTTCAAGACCTCGGTGACTTCGGTGCGCGCTCCGGAGCGTTTCAAGGCCATGCTGGCAACTCGACGCGAATGGGCCGAAGCCGAGGGCCTGAGCCCGGATGCCATCGAGAAGATGTACAGCGACCTGGTGAACCACTTCATTGCCGAAGAGATGAAACACTGGGCGGCTCATCAATCCGAAACCTGA
- the wecB gene encoding UDP-N-acetyl glucosamine 2-epimerase translates to MCCALELREEGIIVRHHSRLKVLSIFGTRPEAIKMAPLVKALAAEPGIHSQICITGQHQSMLKQVLDLFNLKADYTLDVMTPHQTLNSLTAALYEAIDPVLEMAQPDRVLVHGDTTSAMVAAMAAFHRRIPVGHVEAGLRTGDIYSPWPEEMNRRCIDLGADMLFAPTHESQKNLLDERLQGRSFVTGNTVIDALQMTAQRIEHDADLRAGLDEQFSFLQPGRKVLLVTGHRRENFGEGFLDICKALSHLARRADIQIVYPVHLNPNVMGPVTEQLGDLPNVHLIKPLDYLAFVRLMQRAHVILTDSGGVQEEAPSLGKPVLVMRDVTERPEAVAAGTVRLVGTSPDSIIAGVNALFDDELLWRRCSQAANPYGDGCASARIVDALMGRPVDEFVVARQSLPKFLHYPTAVPVPEENYPAFTSL, encoded by the coding sequence TTGTGTTGCGCACTAGAACTGCGCGAGGAAGGCATCATCGTCCGCCATCATTCAAGGCTTAAAGTCCTTTCGATCTTCGGTACCCGTCCTGAAGCCATCAAGATGGCGCCTTTAGTCAAAGCCCTCGCTGCGGAACCTGGCATTCATTCGCAGATATGCATCACCGGCCAACATCAAAGCATGCTTAAACAGGTGCTGGATCTGTTCAACCTCAAGGCCGATTACACCCTCGATGTGATGACGCCGCACCAGACGCTCAATTCGCTGACTGCGGCGCTTTACGAAGCGATTGATCCGGTGCTGGAAATGGCCCAGCCGGATCGGGTGCTGGTACATGGCGATACCACTTCGGCCATGGTGGCCGCGATGGCTGCGTTCCATCGACGCATCCCGGTCGGCCATGTGGAAGCCGGCCTGCGCACCGGTGACATCTACAGCCCGTGGCCGGAAGAAATGAATCGTCGCTGCATCGACCTGGGTGCGGACATGCTGTTTGCGCCGACCCACGAGTCGCAAAAAAACCTGCTCGACGAGCGTTTGCAGGGGCGCTCTTTCGTGACCGGCAACACGGTGATCGACGCTTTGCAGATGACCGCGCAGCGCATCGAACACGACGCTGACCTGCGTGCAGGCCTGGATGAGCAATTCTCGTTCCTGCAACCCGGCCGCAAGGTATTGCTGGTCACCGGGCATCGTCGGGAAAACTTCGGCGAAGGCTTCCTCGACATCTGCAAGGCCCTGAGCCATTTGGCCCGGCGTGCCGACATCCAGATCGTCTATCCGGTGCACTTGAACCCCAATGTCATGGGCCCGGTCACCGAGCAGTTGGGCGACCTGCCCAATGTGCACCTGATCAAGCCACTGGACTACCTGGCTTTCGTGCGCCTGATGCAACGGGCACACGTGATCCTCACCGACTCCGGTGGCGTGCAGGAAGAAGCCCCCTCACTGGGTAAACCCGTGCTGGTCATGCGTGACGTTACCGAGCGCCCCGAAGCGGTCGCGGCGGGCACTGTGCGCCTGGTCGGGACCTCGCCGGACTCGATCATCGCGGGTGTCAACGCGTTGTTCGATGACGAGTTGCTATGGCGCCGATGCTCCCAGGCGGCCAACCCATACGGCGATGGCTGCGCCAGTGCGCGCATCGTCGACGCGCTGATGGGTCGTCCGGTCGATGAGTTCGTCGTCGCTCGGCAGTCATTGCCCAAGTTCCTGCATTACCCGACAGCGGTGCCTGTGCCCGAGGAAAATTACCCGGCTTTCACCTCTCTCTAA
- a CDS encoding glycosyl transferase family protein, producing the protein MTSLYWPYWLAHYYSFLETSTIVVAVLILISSLDDLFIDLWYWSRRLFRKFTVGRKYRPLTAEQLMARDEQPLAIMVPAWLEYDVIAPMIENMVSTLDYQNYVVFVGTYINDQRTIDEVERMRRRYKQLHRVEVPHAGPTCKADCLNWVIQAIFLHEKTHGMTFAGVVLHDSEDVLHPLELRLFNYLLPRKDMIQLPVVSLERNWYEWVAGTYMDEFAEWHGKDLVVRESMTDTVPSAGVGTCFSHRALRVLAGETQNQPFNTDSLTEDYDVGARLAKVGMNAIFVRFPVQFRVLRKSWFRKPYESTLKMPLCVREFFPDTFRTAFRQKARWTLGIGLQGWEQMGWSGSLANRYLLFRDRKGVVTAFVSIIAYVILVQLLGLIVLRQSGLWDVSFPTPFETNGFIQYLLLANGIALAWRIAHRCYFTTVLYGWQHGLLSIPRMVVGNFVNFMAASRAWRMFLVGKALNRKLVWDKTMHDFPSTDLVAAAPRKLGSVLLSWQAINETDLQNALVEQKTRHMPLGRILLSNGWLDDETLAEAIAFQNDLPRVFDVAAKARDSNQTLDDEFALRWRVVPLGLNADGRAQVAVASPLPAEGLQQVSDELGSEPVQLIARESEIVAQLRQLNVREGQSVPDARAPLLGDLLIEMGLLDRDVFSRAMLQYRPQHHGRIGDYLVDSGVLPRATIEKAVARQHSHYPAELPA; encoded by the coding sequence ATGACGTCGCTTTATTGGCCCTATTGGCTGGCCCACTACTACAGCTTCCTGGAGACCTCGACCATCGTGGTCGCGGTGCTGATTCTGATTTCCAGCCTGGACGATCTGTTCATTGACCTGTGGTACTGGTCTCGTCGCCTGTTCCGCAAATTCACCGTGGGTCGCAAGTACCGGCCGCTGACCGCCGAGCAACTGATGGCCCGGGATGAACAACCGCTGGCAATCATGGTTCCGGCCTGGCTGGAATACGACGTCATCGCGCCGATGATCGAGAACATGGTGTCGACCCTGGACTACCAGAACTATGTGGTCTTTGTCGGCACCTACATCAACGACCAACGCACCATCGATGAAGTGGAGCGCATGCGTCGGCGCTACAAGCAGCTGCATCGCGTGGAAGTCCCGCATGCCGGGCCGACCTGCAAGGCCGACTGCCTGAACTGGGTGATCCAGGCGATTTTCCTGCACGAGAAAACCCACGGCATGACCTTCGCCGGCGTCGTGCTGCACGACAGCGAAGACGTGCTGCACCCGCTGGAATTGCGCCTGTTCAACTACTTGCTGCCGCGCAAGGACATGATCCAGTTGCCCGTGGTTTCGCTGGAGCGCAACTGGTACGAATGGGTGGCCGGCACCTACATGGACGAATTCGCCGAATGGCATGGCAAGGATCTGGTGGTGCGAGAAAGCATGACCGATACCGTGCCATCTGCCGGGGTCGGCACCTGTTTTTCACATCGTGCCTTGCGAGTGTTGGCCGGGGAAACCCAGAACCAGCCATTCAACACCGACAGCCTCACCGAGGACTACGACGTCGGCGCACGCCTGGCCAAGGTCGGTATGAATGCGATCTTCGTGCGCTTCCCGGTGCAGTTTCGCGTGCTGCGCAAATCATGGTTTCGCAAGCCTTACGAATCGACCCTGAAGATGCCGTTGTGCGTGCGCGAATTCTTTCCCGACACCTTCCGCACCGCGTTCCGCCAGAAGGCCCGCTGGACATTGGGCATCGGGCTGCAAGGCTGGGAACAAATGGGCTGGAGCGGCTCGCTGGCCAACCGTTATCTACTGTTTCGCGACCGCAAAGGCGTAGTGACGGCGTTCGTCAGCATCATCGCCTACGTGATTCTGGTGCAGTTGCTGGGCCTGATTGTTTTGCGCCAGAGCGGACTGTGGGACGTGAGTTTCCCGACGCCGTTTGAAACCAACGGCTTTATCCAATACCTGCTGCTGGCCAACGGTATCGCGCTGGCCTGGCGCATCGCGCATCGCTGCTATTTCACCACCGTGCTGTACGGCTGGCAGCATGGTTTGCTGTCGATCCCGCGCATGGTGGTGGGCAACTTCGTCAACTTCATGGCCGCGTCACGGGCCTGGCGCATGTTCCTGGTTGGCAAGGCGCTGAACCGCAAACTGGTGTGGGACAAGACCATGCACGACTTCCCGTCCACCGACCTGGTCGCTGCCGCACCGCGCAAACTGGGCAGCGTGTTGCTGTCCTGGCAGGCGATCAACGAAACCGACCTGCAAAATGCTCTCGTCGAACAGAAAACCCGGCACATGCCATTGGGGCGGATTTTGCTCAGCAACGGCTGGCTGGACGACGAAACGCTCGCGGAAGCCATCGCCTTTCAGAACGACTTGCCGCGGGTGTTCGATGTGGCCGCCAAGGCGCGGGACTCGAACCAGACGCTGGACGACGAATTCGCCCTGCGCTGGCGCGTGGTGCCGCTTGGCTTGAATGCCGACGGCCGAGCGCAAGTCGCCGTGGCCAGCCCACTGCCGGCCGAAGGCCTGCAACAGGTCAGCGACGAACTGGGCAGCGAACCGGTGCAGCTGATTGCCCGGGAGAGCGAAATCGTCGCGCAATTGCGTCAACTGAACGTGCGCGAAGGCCAATCCGTGCCGGATGCCCGAGCGCCATTGCTGGGCGACCTGTTGAT